One region of Podospora bellae-mahoneyi strain CBS 112042 chromosome 1 map unlocalized CBS112042p_1.2, whole genome shotgun sequence genomic DNA includes:
- a CDS encoding uncharacterized protein (antiSMASH:Cluster_1; EggNog:ENOG503PHEG) — protein sequence MAVFREHPRIYNQRAPTRAAARRQIRNQPFIFQDTWQCAQDAIRNIWLLYQDFLNIVSAAQIGHGAGGVHLDDAVDLVRLGYWLVLGPMGEVARERRYRLGGGFPTTADLNFLDFLWGISATIETIERRIFNVPNAEQLPHNAQHRGILTDINQWTNSDEDTSQNISALGFLELLLRIVADTSPNLAAFRNSLNNLLTCRPRNHVYQQRGLPRVMFVCAGANNGTHVITTSKDNWFHFTSLWAAANYARAQRQTLPPIVLLGGGGQPAFNVVGRSDAVYQEFYDAEEDVARILSDNAAEIIRSGTITLWQNQAARFANHANERCLPMTVPDFAVKARCLRCQALFRYNVNHADAPGLVGAEADWRAIDDWGWQYCVTRIGTVRRRWHISIVLLRMRLV from the exons ATGGCTGTCTTCAGAGAGCACCCGCGCATTTACAACCAAAGAGCCCCAACCCGGGCCGCTGCAAGACGACAGATCAGAAACCAGCCGTTTATTTTCCAGGACACTTGGCAATGTGCGCAAGATGCCATTCGAAACATTTGGCTTCTGTATCAAGACTTTCTCAACATCGTGTCTGCCGCTCAGATAGGTCACGGGGCCGGTGGAGTGCATCTTGATGATGCCGTAGATCTTGTTCGGCTTGGCTACTGGCTTGTACTCGGTCCGATGGGGGAAGTAGCTCGGGAACGTCGGTATCGCCTTGGGGGCGGCTTCCCCACCACGGCTGACCTGAACTTCCTTGACTTTCTCTGGGGAATTTCCGCTACGATTGAGACTATCGAGAGGAGAATTTTCAACGTTCCTAATGCCGAACAACTTCCACATAACGCCCAACACCGAGGGATTCTCACCGACATTAATCAATGGACTAATTCGGATGAGGATACTTCTCAAAACATCAGTGCTCTGGGGTTTCTAGAATTGCTATTACGTATTGTCGCTGATACATCGCCAAATTTGG CCGCCTTTCGCAACTCGTTGAACAACCTCCTGACATGTCGCCCACGCAACCATGTATACCAACAGCGCGGCCTCCCTCGGGTCATGTTCGTTTGTGCCGGTGCCAACAACGGCACCCACGTCATCACCACTTCCAAAGACAACTGGTTCCACTTCACATCTCTCTGGGCGGCGGCCAATTATGCTCGTGCTCAGCGTCAAACCTTGCCGCCGATCGTCCTgctcggcgggggtggaCAGCCGGCATTCAATGTCGTCGGACGATCTGATGCCGTGTATCAAGAGTTCTACGACGCAGAAGAGGATGTCGCTCGGATTCTGTCGGACAATGCCGCCGAGATTATTAGATCAGGCACCATTACACTCTGGCAGAATCAAGCGGCGCGTTTTGCGAACCATGCCAATGAGAGGTGCTTGCCTATGACGGTTCCAGATTTTGCGGTCAAGGCGAGGTGCTTGAGATGTCAGGCTTTGTTTCGTTACAATGTCAATCATGCTGATGCGCCGGGGCTTGTGGGTGCGGAAGCTGACTGGAGGGCAATCGACGATTGGGGGTGGCAGTACTGTGTAACAAGGATTGGGACTGTGCGGAGACGTTGGCACATTTCTATTGTGTTGCTGCGAATGCGGCTGGTGTAG